The genomic stretch gtaatccatgtgaatccagtggtttaaccttaattttatgaagcaaaaaaatgtttgggcaaaaaaaaaaaaaataataatttttcactttatttacaaaatattaatctccattGTGCGTTCACGCAACAACGTCAGCTCTCGTGAACGCatgttggagattaatattttgtaaataaagtggtaaattatgtttttacttcattaaATTGAGGTTAAATCATTGGAGCCACAtagattactttaatgatgtctttactacctctctggggcttgaaagtaaTAGTTGCTAGgttgtcaatggagggacagaaagctctcagatttcattaaaaagatcttcatttgtgttccttAGATGAaggaaagtcttatgggtgtggaacgacttAAGAGTGAGTAATTtatgatcattttcatttttgggtgaactaaccctttaacgatagttaataaaatacacttgtttattgtttgttgattttagctcaaaatgcattgatttatattaataattaatatgtacTTACCTTACCTACAGAAACATGGAACCTTACTGTAACTTTTACTGCAAGTTCCTTGACCTAACATGTTATTAATTTCCAtgaatctgagaaaaaaaaaattgttagtactgttaaaaaaatatcacatcCATCCAAaaatctgtcacaataatttattcaACAAGTCAAACACGGTTGTGAAACATTCATTTCCATAGATCTGATGGGCATGGATGTAACTCGCCACCAACATATTACATGTTgaataaaactgtttaaaacattaatatctcTAATCAGTTTGTTATATTCCACACATAACTGTAGAACTTATAAATatacgtttaaaaaaaatctttagtcaAGTTGTAAAGGATGTCTGAGAACATTGAAAACTACATAGATTCTCACAATACAATGTATATGCAGATTTACATATTCAGCAGCAAAACATGCATATAATGCCACATGCAAATACAATTCGTTACAATATTCATTTCATACTGTTAAACTATTATCATTTAACCGCACATGAATAGAAAGCTGAAATACATACAATTATATTTGGCACATCAAAGTTTGTCATAAGAAAATGGTCAACATTACTTCAGGGCACTCAAGAAATTCACAGACCAGctgtttcatatatatatataacacacaaaaatgtcCATTACATTGTACATTACAACAAATTTTTGATTTGTAACTATTCTTGACAACAGATACAAATCGCAAagtataatgaataatataagttaccttaaatttacaaaaactgACTACTTTCCAAAACTCGCTTTCAGGATTCAAAGGAAAACAGTAAAGAAACGAGAAGAACATTCTTTACAAAGCATTACATTTGATTTCCATTCAATACAAGCAATCAAAAATTTTCATAGACTTAACCGAAAACATTATGGCAACATACTATATCATAAGCAAtaactaaatgttttgtttatggcTTTTTGGTGTCCATGCAAAAGGTGTCGTTAAGTCGGTCCACAGCATCTGTATAGAGTTCTAACATGCAAGTTTGTGGGGAAGGTGATTCTCCTACAAAGGAAGTGACATCAGTGTCCATTCCCACCCTCTGACAGAATTCTATTCGGCTCTGTGAACCTGGCCGTTAGCAGGTAGAAGAGAGCGGGTCCGGGCACCAGAGCCAACAAAGGCAAATCCTGCCCCAGTTTATCCAGTCGGGATATGGAAATGATTCCGTATGCATGGAGGAGCCAATGGCTGAAGAGAACCACAAGGCGTTTCTTCTTAGCCACAAGGTTTTTGAAAGACTGTGGGAGATAAGACACAAAcagttttaacacatttttctctGAATATGAGATAGAAAGCACTgtgacaaattaaaaaaaaaaaaaaaaaaaaaaaaaaaaaacatatatggtACACAATATATTTACCTGTATCTCTGAAGCTGACATGTAAACTGCCAACGTGACCAACGATAACACCAAAATAATATATGGAAATGCATAGTCTGATAAAATAAGAAAgggaaatataaaaacacaaatgtcaactcggtacatttttaaacattcatttaaaataaataaataaattaaaaaatgacacTCACAAAGAAGTCCTCCTCCAACCGCCTGCAGGACAGTGAGGATCGGGAAGAAGTACAACGCTGCATAGATGCTCTTGAAACGATCAGTCTTGCCTAAGCCACATGCAATCTTTTTAACCAAAAGTGGCCGCAGAAGCATCATGAAAACCAGACAGAAGGCGTAGTAGATCAACACAATGGTGTACCTGAAAAAATAGGGTATCAGAAAGCAtaggggtgtaacaatgtaTCGTGTCACAATGTACTGCAAATTtgcaatacaaaaatacaaacattccACCTCCCCTGGAAGTTCCGGGAGCCTGACAATATGTATTATGGATGTGTCAAATATGGTAAACCCACTCAATTATgcttacatatttttaaatgaatattaataaattaaaagttacatacattattaaacAAACTACAATACATGTTGTCAGGGACAGAGTGAAATAATGTGTGTCTAACATAATTCTGTATTTTTAGCTATGAATATTTCTATTCTGGTGACAGCATTGCCCTATAAATGGGGGAAAAGGACCAAGACCAAGTCTGTTCAAGTGCACCCCTGATGCAAtgccaaatttagcattttaataaaCAGTACTATTTCTTTAAGGTACTATTTCAGTACAATTTCtttatagttcacccaaaaatgaaaattaccccatgatttactcaccctcaagccaacctaggtgtatatgactttcttctttcagacgaatacaatctgagttatattaaaaggggtcatgaagtggatttttttttattattttatgttccctgaggtgcacttataatgttagtatgattttaCATCacaaattgtcataatttagaaataaaaggcatttttctatcctgattttagccctctggcTTGAAGGCTCTGTTTGAAGGGgcatgtctgctgtgagactttaGTATAAACGCCCattgctgtgattggctgacatctttgcatttGAAATACGCATTACATGTGGAACCCTTTCGGATACTTTTACTATTAACGAATTCATTATATTAACGAATCCTGAAAAGTATTGACTATAGCTTAGCcttattatatttagatcttttcccatcacatgaaaggttgcagtgatgagcatTGAGCAGATGACAAACAGTCTGTTTATCGcgtgaaagcagtgatctcatcattgTAACTCGATTCCTGCACTCTCACAAAATGCTTTCACCACAACTAACAATAATGTAAATACTAGTAATGTTAGCCTAAGAGCTTGGTTGTGCAGTGTAACAGCATCATTCATTATTATGGCAGTTTTGGCAAGTGTCCAGATAAACTCGcgctgtgattgacagctttagTCATTGTAAAGAGAGTGTTCTTCGATCGCTTTCTGAATGTAatttaatcacaatttaaaaaatctgattattttcatgctactaagagaaacaatgtcaAGTTGATTGTTTAGTCACTGGCTTGATTCACTGATGCATAAACAGTATAACAACGATTTTGGGACAAAGAAAATCTGCCTGAACTTGTATAATTACACATTAAATATCACTGAtcacagatcaggcattagaatgaacactgTTACTTGCTTACATGTTTGTGGTGTTGCTATCGAATCcgagtctgtttgcaaagcctgtgtCGATATTGCAACTGAATTACCAAATAATTCTCagtgaaatgtaaaaataaactgaatccATTTTTCTCTGACATCGGAATCCGATTGGCAACTTACGCAAAGATGATGTTTTTCCAGCGTAATGTCTGCGTGGCATCGCAATCTTGTTATTATCACAATCTTATCGTAAACAACTAGGCCTACTTTAGATCATCTCACTGCTCATCGACTGAACACCAGAGGGCCGGGACAACGATGTGATGATGTAAAAGTAGGTGTTGTTGTCTTAATCCAGAGGTagtcatatgcaaatgtttgtgcCTCTGTGACGTCGCATGCCACCTCGGATTCAAACAATGTATTTTAATAGCTTGATTatataaacacttttttattAATGACGAAGACGTTTTAAGTTTTGGAACTTGCAGGATGTATTAATgatacaaagacctcttatatgccaaaagatcaaggaacatttgatttctcatgtcatgacccctttaaataatgttctggctcttccaagctttataatggcagtgaacagagGATAAGATTTTGAAGCACAAAAAAGTgcaaccatccatcataaaagacaACCGATGTGTTTgtctaagaaaaatatccatatttaaaacttttaaaaaataaaataactagctaCTGGCAATGTCTATTAATGTCTTTCACAATCACAGCAAACATTCAGATCTGTGTTGAAGCTGCCGCTgacccagagagagcagttgtcatgtataggtatgaaactgctttacaaacattcttttccaacacacagtatcattaattCTGTGTGACAATAATTCAAATTAACACAGAAGTAATGGGAtaaagtttatagttcggaAATAAACAATGATGTCTACGGTAGCTATCAAAATAGcgcaaatcaccttttgaaagtaatttgatgcttcaaataaagattgtataattacatcattacaccagtaggtggcaactagtgactgttaaaaaaagtcattgaaccattcattcaagagattcgttcaaaaacgctgattcattcagtaatgatgCAAATTAAGTTTGCATGGACTATTGATTCAAACcgatataaaaaataataattcaaattaatatttttaaatagcaattgtcagaacctctagtaaatgaCATGTTATTGCTTAGTTGTCTATTCGGAATCGTGGGAGAATTGTGATCTCTaacttaaacaaacaaacaaacaaaaaactgtgattctcaatttatccagaaccTCGCAGCTCTAGATACACCCCTAGAAAGCAACAGAAATAACAGGTGTTTCAGATCAAATCAAATGTAAAGGACACTCACAG from Megalobrama amblycephala isolate DHTTF-2021 linkage group LG5, ASM1881202v1, whole genome shotgun sequence encodes the following:
- the LOC125268452 gene encoding JNK1/MAPK8-associated membrane protein produces the protein MAVAMSSTCPGLYCGRTIINESIEGECGVCPRGQRTNIEKICMKCTGSPELYDWLYLGFMAMLPLVLHWFFIEWYSGKKSSSALFQHITALFECTAAAVVTLLLNDPVGQLSIRSCEVKMLSDWYTMLYNPSPDYVTTLHCTQEAVFPLYTIVLIYYAFCLVFMMLLRPLLVKKIACGLGKTDRFKSIYAALYFFPILTVLQAVGGGLLYYAFPYIILVLSLVTLAVYMSASEIQSFKNLVAKKKRLVVLFSHWLLHAYGIISISRLDKLGQDLPLLALVPGPALFYLLTARFTEPNRILSEGGNGH